The following proteins are co-located in the Halorubrum aethiopicum genome:
- a CDS encoding Glu/Leu/Phe/Val dehydrogenase family protein — protein sequence MASITDLLSEYDASEVRFFRDEDVGLNGIIAIHDTQLGPAGGGTRRYVYTSEEDALEDVLGLAEAMTYKYALAGIDMGGAKGVIWADDEEQRSESLYRSYARVVDSFDGQFITGSDIGTDKEALRWMNRETEYVTGLPEQFPRPTDEFFHAGGLGVINAMVGCCELVFGSDDLSERHVAVQGVGEMGEHVVRYLSHRGAQVTIADIDRERVDLLADELNVGTADPESIHTVDCDVFVPAALGGVLNDESIPELDCEIVCGPANNQFDSSQDAVQLANAGILHAPDFLASSGTIIEHTDLLRQGGYSHQRVVEYLRRIKDKMREVGMRAERQERPPQHVAKDIARERIKSIRSIRPSMRSAPSPEW from the coding sequence ATGGCTTCGATAACAGATCTACTCTCAGAGTACGATGCCAGTGAAGTTCGGTTCTTCCGCGACGAAGACGTAGGGCTGAACGGAATAATCGCGATACATGACACTCAGCTCGGCCCGGCAGGCGGCGGGACGAGAAGATATGTGTATACATCCGAAGAAGACGCATTAGAAGATGTGCTTGGTCTCGCCGAGGCAATGACATACAAGTACGCTCTAGCCGGAATCGACATGGGCGGAGCAAAAGGAGTAATTTGGGCCGACGACGAGGAACAGCGTAGCGAATCATTATATCGATCCTACGCGCGCGTTGTGGATAGCTTCGATGGGCAGTTCATTACTGGGAGCGATATCGGGACCGACAAAGAAGCGCTCCGCTGGATGAATCGAGAGACCGAGTATGTGACTGGATTACCAGAACAGTTTCCTAGACCGACCGACGAATTCTTTCATGCGGGCGGTCTCGGTGTGATAAATGCCATGGTGGGTTGTTGTGAATTAGTCTTTGGTTCAGACGACCTCAGTGAGCGGCACGTTGCGGTTCAAGGTGTCGGAGAGATGGGCGAACACGTCGTCCGGTATCTCTCTCATCGAGGGGCGCAGGTGACAATCGCTGACATCGACCGAGAACGTGTTGATCTTCTTGCTGATGAATTAAATGTTGGAACGGCGGATCCGGAATCAATTCACACTGTCGACTGCGATGTGTTCGTTCCTGCGGCACTCGGAGGTGTCTTGAACGACGAAAGCATTCCCGAACTTGATTGTGAAATTGTCTGTGGCCCGGCGAACAACCAGTTCGACTCCTCTCAAGATGCTGTTCAGCTCGCCAACGCAGGCATCCTACATGCTCCCGACTTCCTCGCGAGTTCGGGGACTATTATCGAACATACCGATCTCCTTCGTCAGGGCGGATACAGCCACCAGCGCGTAGTTGAATATCTGCGGCGGATTAAAGATAAAATGCGTGAAGTAGGGATGCGTGCTGAGCGTCAGGAACGTCCGCCACAACATGTCGCCAAAGACATCGCAAGAGAGCGTATTAAGTCGATACGAAGTATTCGACCCTCAATGCGGTCTGCGCCGTCACCCGAGTGGTAA
- a CDS encoding GNAT family N-acetyltransferase — MIRAYSPERDADALWDLKRQFELELGGNTGGEEKSTKYQDKVDEEYQNRYLDWTRRCIESDPDCISIAEVDQSIVGYAFVLPENFAMIWDAAVLNEIFIMESHRGTGVADDLMQSVLETAKKQDLPLDRLLLDVDEDNERAQAFYQRYDFKKWGDLVARSV, encoded by the coding sequence GTGATCCGAGCATATTCCCCCGAAAGAGATGCTGATGCGCTGTGGGACCTGAAACGCCAGTTTGAACTAGAACTCGGCGGCAACACTGGAGGAGAAGAGAAGTCGACGAAGTATCAAGATAAGGTCGATGAAGAGTATCAGAACCGCTATCTGGACTGGACAAGGCGGTGTATTGAATCTGATCCTGACTGTATCAGCATCGCCGAGGTCGATCAAAGCATCGTCGGTTATGCGTTCGTTCTTCCAGAGAATTTCGCAATGATCTGGGACGCTGCTGTGCTCAACGAGATTTTCATAATGGAGTCACACCGTGGGACAGGAGTTGCTGACGATCTTATGCAATCCGTTCTCGAAACGGCTAAAAAACAAGATCTTCCACTCGATCGGTTGCTATTAGACGTAGATGAGGACAACGAACGTGCTCAAGCGTTCTACCAACGATACGATTTCAAAAAATGGGGTGATTTGGTCGCTCGCTCGGTTTAA